Proteins found in one Geomonas subterranea genomic segment:
- a CDS encoding porin codes for MKKSNKKLLVVAIATALTAASAGSALALENQFSGAFTTFFDVGNFAGTNLIEKDAPTANYFVQRFRLGYTAKADDHVKLVTKFEFDYNFWGNSSYAPNSHDNSAARGSGGALGADSVNMETKSIYLDLNYPQINTKIGMMPNNDSFKGILFDADMAGVLLSHDYSNASIAAGYFRFHDSADAGKPGEDVLGKNTFDMYSLDGKYNISKDLAVGAAYYFIRDQHTPGFYTVYPDAKVHTLGLNAAGNVGPVALNGFAVKQFGDITTGRDAKGYAFNVGAKMPLAGGTARSEFLYVSGGKNAFYVPSSDNGATEGGQFYDSEMIMLGRDKFATTIDNAIIYDVNNNEEGVIMGTLGYDYTFNDKVSASANAGFAAVAKDLQARSANGDSKYLGTEINAEAYYKLTANVTLGARAGYLFLGDHFKGISAGEDADNLWDAKLIAKYNF; via the coding sequence ATGAAAAAAAGCAACAAGAAGCTGTTAGTAGTAGCCATCGCAACCGCACTTACCGCAGCATCCGCAGGCTCCGCTCTCGCTCTCGAGAATCAGTTCAGCGGCGCATTCACCACGTTCTTCGACGTCGGCAACTTCGCTGGCACCAACCTCATCGAAAAGGACGCTCCGACCGCCAACTACTTCGTACAGCGTTTCCGGTTGGGTTACACAGCAAAAGCTGACGACCATGTCAAACTCGTCACCAAGTTCGAGTTCGACTACAACTTCTGGGGCAACAGCTCTTACGCTCCCAACTCTCATGACAACTCCGCTGCGCGTGGTTCCGGTGGTGCCCTCGGTGCCGACTCCGTCAACATGGAGACCAAGAGCATTTACCTCGACCTGAACTACCCGCAGATCAACACCAAGATCGGTATGATGCCGAACAATGATTCCTTTAAAGGGATCCTGTTCGATGCCGACATGGCCGGTGTTCTTCTTTCCCATGACTACTCCAACGCCAGCATCGCAGCCGGTTACTTCCGTTTCCATGACTCCGCTGACGCCGGCAAACCCGGGGAAGACGTGCTCGGCAAAAACACCTTCGACATGTACTCCCTTGACGGCAAGTACAACATCTCGAAGGATCTCGCAGTCGGCGCGGCTTACTACTTCATCCGTGACCAGCACACCCCGGGCTTCTACACCGTTTACCCGGACGCCAAAGTTCATACCCTTGGCTTGAACGCTGCCGGCAACGTCGGCCCGGTTGCCCTGAACGGCTTTGCTGTGAAGCAGTTTGGCGACATCACAACCGGTCGTGACGCCAAAGGTTACGCTTTCAACGTCGGCGCGAAGATGCCGCTGGCTGGCGGTACCGCCCGTTCCGAGTTCCTCTACGTTTCCGGCGGGAAGAATGCCTTCTATGTGCCTTCTTCCGATAACGGCGCAACCGAGGGTGGCCAGTTCTATGATTCCGAAATGATCATGCTGGGCCGTGACAAGTTCGCAACCACCATCGACAACGCCATCATCTACGATGTGAACAACAACGAAGAAGGCGTCATCATGGGTACCCTCGGCTACGACTACACCTTCAACGACAAGGTATCCGCAAGCGCTAACGCTGGCTTCGCCGCCGTTGCCAAGGATCTCCAGGCACGTAGCGCCAACGGCGACAGCAAGTACCTCGGCACCGAGATCAACGCTGAAGCTTACTACAAACTCACCGCCAACGTGACCCTCGGCGCCCGCGCCGGCTATCTCTTCCTGGGTGATCACTTCAAAGGCATCAGCGCCGGCGAAGATGCTGACAACCTCTGGGATGCCAAGCTCATTGCCAAGTACAACTTCTAA
- a CDS encoding amino acid ABC transporter ATP-binding protein, whose amino-acid sequence MVEAKEIIKVYGSFRALDRVSVDVYDGEKVVIIGPSGSGKSTLLRSINRLEEIDRGTIVVDGMDLYDPKTDITKVREEVGMVFQSFNLFPHKTVLENLTLAQIVVRKRTKQEAEEKAMTLLERVGLAAKAKSYPGKLSGGQQQRVAIARSLAMDPKLMLFDEPTSALDPEMIGEVLDVMKDLARDGMTMAVVTHEMGFAREVADRVIFMDAGRIVEEGTPEHFFTAPTHERAKLFLSQIL is encoded by the coding sequence ATGGTAGAGGCAAAAGAGATCATCAAGGTCTACGGTTCCTTCCGGGCCCTGGACCGTGTCTCAGTAGATGTTTATGACGGCGAGAAGGTGGTCATCATCGGTCCTTCCGGTTCCGGGAAGTCGACCCTGCTCCGTTCCATCAACAGGCTCGAGGAGATCGACCGGGGCACCATCGTCGTTGACGGGATGGATCTTTACGACCCGAAGACCGACATCACCAAGGTGCGCGAGGAAGTGGGCATGGTGTTCCAGTCCTTCAACCTCTTTCCGCACAAGACCGTCCTGGAAAACCTGACGCTCGCCCAGATCGTGGTGCGCAAGCGCACGAAGCAGGAGGCCGAAGAGAAGGCCATGACGCTTCTGGAGCGCGTGGGCCTCGCCGCCAAGGCGAAGTCGTACCCGGGCAAACTCTCCGGCGGTCAGCAGCAGCGCGTGGCCATCGCCCGTTCGCTCGCCATGGACCCGAAACTCATGCTGTTCGACGAGCCGACCTCCGCGCTCGACCCCGAGATGATCGGGGAGGTGCTCGACGTCATGAAGGATCTCGCCAGGGACGGCATGACCATGGCCGTGGTCACGCACGAGATGGGTTTCGCGCGCGAGGTGGCGGACCGCGTCATATTCATGGACGCGGGTCGCATCGTGGAGGAGGGCACTCCAGAGCACTTCTTCACCGCGCCCACGCACGAGCGCGCCAAGTTGTTTTTGAGCCAGATATTGTAG
- a CDS encoding ABC transporter permease: MDNQGLVNLGILDLVVAYSLVLLAIGLAKLKRIGQEGQMLWASLRMVFQLLAVGYLLHFIFAVQHPLPVLAILLVMGGFSLQVIGARIKRKMPRFYQVVGGALLIGCGGVTFVFCSLVVHYSPWYDPRYLIPLAGMIIGNSMNGASLAAERLGAEMRERREEIETALCLGASARQAAKPALRNAFRAAIMPTANTMAAMGIVSLPGMMTGQILSGTEPMVAVRYQVAIMCAITGAVAITAYLIVTQGYRRYFTKAQQLEQW; encoded by the coding sequence ATGGATAATCAGGGCTTGGTGAATCTGGGCATCCTCGATCTGGTTGTTGCCTACAGTTTGGTGCTGCTCGCGATCGGGCTCGCGAAGCTGAAGCGGATCGGCCAGGAAGGGCAGATGCTCTGGGCTTCGCTGCGCATGGTGTTCCAACTGCTGGCGGTGGGCTACCTGCTCCATTTCATCTTCGCCGTGCAGCACCCGTTGCCGGTACTGGCTATCCTCCTGGTCATGGGAGGTTTTTCGCTGCAGGTGATCGGTGCGCGCATCAAGCGCAAGATGCCGCGTTTCTACCAGGTGGTTGGCGGCGCTTTATTGATCGGCTGCGGGGGCGTCACCTTCGTCTTCTGCTCGCTGGTGGTGCATTACTCACCGTGGTACGACCCGCGCTACCTGATTCCGCTGGCCGGGATGATCATCGGCAACTCCATGAACGGTGCGAGTCTCGCCGCCGAACGCCTGGGGGCGGAGATGCGGGAGCGGCGCGAGGAGATTGAGACCGCTCTCTGTCTCGGGGCTAGTGCGCGCCAGGCGGCGAAACCGGCGCTCCGCAACGCCTTCCGCGCAGCCATCATGCCGACTGCCAACACCATGGCCGCCATGGGGATCGTCTCCCTGCCGGGGATGATGACCGGCCAGATCCTTTCCGGCACCGAACCGATGGTGGCGGTTCGTTACCAGGTTGCCATCATGTGCGCCATCACCGGTGCCGTTGCGATTACGGCGTACCTGATCGTCACGCAGGGCTACCGGCGCTACTTCACGAAGGCGCAGCAATTGGAGCAGTGGTAG
- a CDS encoding basic amino acid ABC transporter substrate-binding protein gives MKALRTLTAVLAMGLCFVSAAFAAPKAITVASDATWPPMEFVDANKKIVGFDIDFMTAVAKEAGLQVTFKNTAWDGIFAGVEAGQYDAIISSVTITPERQAKYDFTTPYVQIGQILVVPKAEKGTKIADLKGKKVGAQIGTTGAMEVKKVAGVELKTYDEVGLAFEDMAAGRIAGVVCDEPTAITYALQKKEYSSKFKIVGKSFTKEAYGIVVKKGNKDLVAQLNKGIAAVQKKKIDLQLKKKWQLK, from the coding sequence ATGAAAGCACTTCGTACTCTGACTGCAGTTTTGGCTATGGGACTCTGTTTTGTATCCGCGGCTTTCGCCGCTCCGAAGGCGATCACCGTCGCGTCCGATGCAACCTGGCCGCCGATGGAATTCGTTGACGCCAACAAGAAGATCGTCGGTTTCGACATCGACTTCATGACCGCTGTCGCCAAAGAGGCAGGCCTGCAGGTCACCTTCAAGAACACCGCCTGGGACGGCATCTTTGCCGGTGTGGAAGCTGGCCAGTATGACGCCATCATCTCCTCGGTCACCATCACCCCGGAGCGCCAGGCCAAGTACGATTTCACCACCCCGTATGTCCAGATCGGCCAGATCCTGGTAGTGCCGAAGGCCGAGAAGGGGACCAAGATCGCGGACCTGAAAGGCAAGAAGGTTGGCGCGCAGATCGGCACCACCGGCGCGATGGAGGTCAAGAAGGTTGCCGGCGTCGAGCTTAAGACCTACGACGAAGTCGGCCTCGCTTTCGAGGACATGGCTGCCGGCCGCATCGCCGGTGTGGTCTGCGACGAGCCGACCGCCATCACCTACGCTCTGCAGAAGAAGGAGTACAGCTCCAAGTTCAAGATCGTGGGCAAGTCCTTCACCAAAGAGGCCTACGGCATCGTGGTCAAAAAGGGCAACAAGGACCTGGTGGCCCAGCTGAACAAGGGGATCGCAGCAGTCCAGAAAAAGAAGATCGACCTTCAGCTGAAGAAAAAGTGGCAGCTTAAGTAA
- a CDS encoding amino acid ABC transporter permease codes for MSTEAKKQIIDVGDGAAIPRKSDRGLFTAWRIAFFGAIGTIAYLVWSKPDPYLNILKFVPDGIAVTFQVTLGAILLAIVIGLITGLGRISKNRFFNGVASLYVEVIRGIPLLVQIFYIYYALGTIVKVPAILSAIIAMAVCYGAYMGEVVRAGIESIAKGQREAALSLGMNGRQTMIHVILPQAVKVILPPVGNEFIALLKDSSLVSIIAVADLLRRGREYASESFTYFETYTVIALIYLIITLFFSKIIGVMEERVSVNK; via the coding sequence ATGAGCACTGAAGCAAAGAAGCAGATCATCGATGTAGGGGACGGCGCCGCCATTCCCCGTAAAAGCGACCGCGGCCTGTTCACCGCCTGGCGCATAGCGTTCTTTGGCGCCATCGGCACCATCGCCTACCTGGTCTGGAGCAAGCCGGACCCGTACCTCAACATTCTCAAGTTCGTGCCCGACGGCATCGCGGTTACCTTCCAGGTGACCCTCGGGGCGATACTCCTGGCCATCGTCATCGGCCTCATCACCGGCCTTGGCCGTATCTCCAAGAACCGCTTCTTCAACGGCGTCGCCTCCCTGTACGTGGAGGTCATCCGTGGCATCCCGCTGCTGGTGCAGATCTTCTACATCTACTACGCGCTCGGCACCATCGTAAAGGTCCCGGCCATCCTTTCCGCCATCATCGCCATGGCCGTCTGCTATGGCGCCTACATGGGCGAGGTGGTACGCGCCGGAATCGAGTCCATCGCCAAGGGACAGCGTGAAGCGGCCCTCTCCCTCGGGATGAACGGCCGTCAGACCATGATCCACGTCATCCTCCCCCAGGCGGTGAAGGTGATCCTCCCGCCGGTGGGCAACGAATTCATCGCCCTTTTGAAGGATTCCTCGCTGGTTTCCATCATCGCCGTCGCAGACCTTTTGCGTCGCGGCCGCGAGTACGCCTCCGAGTCCTTCACCTATTTTGAGACCTACACGGTCATCGCGCTGATCTACCTGATCATCACCTTGTTCTTCTCGAAGATCATCGGCGTAATGGAGGAGCGTGTCAGTGTCAATAAATAG
- a CDS encoding threonine aldolase family protein, translating to MINTGDHSELKHHFASDNYAGICAEAWQAMAEANSGLASSYGDDRWTAQACEKIREVFETDCEVFFVFNGTAANSLALASLCQSYHSIVCHEMAHIETDECGASEFFSNGTKVLLVPGDNGKINLDAVEHTITKRSDIHYPKARALSITQATELGTLYSVEELQAIGELAKRFDLRVHMDGARFANAVAALSVTPKEISWQAGVDVLTFGGTKNGFAVGEAVVFFNKQLAYEFDYRCKQAGQLASKMRFLTAPWIGMLESGAWLRNAAHANSCARLLANEIKKIPQVRIMFESQANSVFLEMAPDALERLRARGWHFYTFIGSGGARFMCSWDTKVEEVANLVADIKAVV from the coding sequence ATGATAAACACAGGAGATCACAGCGAGCTCAAGCACCATTTCGCCAGCGACAACTACGCAGGGATCTGCGCCGAGGCATGGCAGGCGATGGCTGAGGCCAACAGCGGGCTGGCCAGCTCCTACGGTGATGACCGCTGGACAGCCCAGGCATGCGAGAAGATCCGGGAGGTTTTCGAGACGGACTGCGAAGTCTTCTTCGTCTTCAACGGTACCGCCGCCAACTCGCTGGCGCTGGCATCTCTGTGCCAGTCCTACCACTCCATCGTATGCCACGAGATGGCGCACATCGAGACGGACGAGTGCGGCGCTTCGGAGTTCTTCTCCAACGGCACCAAGGTGCTGCTCGTTCCCGGCGATAACGGCAAGATCAACCTCGACGCCGTCGAGCACACCATCACCAAACGCAGCGATATCCACTATCCCAAGGCGCGGGCGCTCAGCATCACGCAGGCGACTGAACTGGGGACTCTTTATTCGGTAGAGGAACTGCAGGCGATAGGGGAGTTGGCGAAAAGATTCGACCTGAGGGTACATATGGACGGCGCGCGTTTCGCGAACGCGGTGGCAGCCTTGAGCGTCACGCCCAAGGAGATCAGCTGGCAGGCGGGTGTCGATGTTCTCACCTTCGGTGGGACCAAGAACGGCTTCGCCGTGGGCGAGGCCGTGGTCTTCTTCAACAAGCAGTTGGCCTACGAGTTCGACTACCGCTGCAAGCAGGCCGGACAGCTGGCCTCCAAAATGCGCTTCCTCACCGCCCCCTGGATCGGGATGCTGGAAAGCGGCGCATGGCTGAGAAATGCCGCGCACGCCAACAGCTGTGCACGTCTTTTGGCCAACGAGATCAAAAAGATACCGCAGGTCCGCATCATGTTCGAGAGCCAGGCCAACTCCGTTTTCCTGGAGATGGCACCGGACGCGCTGGAACGTCTCAGAGCCCGGGGCTGGCACTTCTACACCTTCATCGGGTCCGGCGGCGCCCGCTTCATGTGCTCCTGGGACACCAAGGTCGAGGAGGTCGCCAACCTCGTGGCTGACATCAAGGCAGTCGTTTAG
- a CDS encoding DMT family transporter, which yields MKKIRAGILLLITTFFWGVTFTVVKDAISKVDVFVFLSQRFLIAAAIMLPVALTRTNRINIRLLTHGFILGILLFASYAFQTVALKYTSASNTGFLTGLSVLLVPIFGAAIFRHSVGPGIRWGVGLATPGLFLLCTDGSLSFNVGDILGAVCGACVALHLLYTSHFARHADSDVYLLTTLQLSVVGILSLATAGLRGQEVFVWHPGLLWTLVVCVLIATIFAFLVQTTMQKWISPAHTALIFCTEPVFAAAYAYYAAGERLGILGFLGAALILAGMIVSELLPDSDVSETSVSVAAEG from the coding sequence ATGAAAAAAATTCGAGCGGGTATACTTCTTTTGATAACGACGTTCTTCTGGGGCGTAACATTCACTGTGGTGAAGGACGCAATCAGCAAAGTTGACGTATTCGTTTTTCTATCTCAAAGATTTTTAATCGCCGCTGCAATCATGCTGCCTGTCGCTTTAACGCGCACTAATAGAATAAATATTAGATTACTCACACACGGATTCATTCTTGGAATTCTCTTATTTGCTTCCTACGCCTTCCAGACCGTGGCCTTGAAGTACACCAGCGCATCGAACACGGGCTTTCTGACCGGCCTCAGTGTCCTCCTCGTGCCGATCTTCGGTGCGGCCATCTTCCGGCATTCCGTCGGCCCGGGCATCAGGTGGGGGGTCGGTCTGGCAACTCCCGGCTTGTTCCTGCTCTGCACCGACGGCAGCCTGAGCTTCAACGTAGGCGATATCCTGGGAGCCGTCTGCGGGGCGTGCGTCGCGCTGCACCTCCTCTATACCAGCCACTTCGCCCGCCATGCCGACAGCGACGTTTACCTCTTGACGACCCTCCAACTCTCGGTTGTCGGGATCTTGAGCCTGGCAACGGCGGGCCTTCGCGGGCAGGAGGTCTTTGTCTGGCACCCGGGACTGCTCTGGACCCTGGTGGTCTGCGTGCTTATCGCGACCATTTTCGCCTTTTTGGTGCAGACCACCATGCAGAAATGGATCAGCCCCGCCCATACTGCGCTCATATTCTGCACCGAACCGGTCTTTGCCGCGGCCTACGCCTACTACGCTGCCGGCGAGAGGCTCGGGATCCTCGGTTTCCTGGGCGCTGCCTTGATCCTCGCCGGGATGATCGTTTCCGAACTGCTCCCCGATAGCGACGTGAGCGAGACGAGCGTGAGCGTTGCCGCCGAAGGGTGA